A window of the Radiobacillus deserti genome harbors these coding sequences:
- a CDS encoding VC0807 family protein: protein MSKITMLGREDEDALSKNIALLDLIFYVILPLICWNGLREFIGDYYAMLTSSVPAILYSLYRFYEVKKINITGLYIIFTLIIGTLIDVLAGSSIQLLWNNVYFSIVICVFFLLTILVRRPMALYFGLDFVELRGQDRTFSKHLFYQKSVLRIFQIVTLLFAIRSGLIATIKAWLIVEYGVEAFDKGVLIRQIISWGITGFIVISYYYIGKIINDNPTLVNQVEKELYGESEKIGKEL from the coding sequence ATGTCTAAGATTACTATGTTAGGAAGGGAAGATGAAGACGCTTTGAGTAAAAATATTGCACTATTAGATCTTATTTTTTATGTGATTTTACCTTTAATTTGTTGGAATGGTTTGCGTGAATTTATTGGTGATTATTATGCAATGCTGACTTCTTCTGTGCCAGCTATCCTGTACAGCTTATATCGCTTTTATGAAGTGAAAAAAATCAATATAACTGGGTTATACATAATTTTTACATTGATAATTGGCACTCTCATAGATGTATTAGCAGGTTCTTCTATTCAGCTGCTTTGGAACAATGTTTATTTTAGTATAGTGATTTGCGTTTTTTTCTTATTGACCATTCTTGTAAGGAGACCAATGGCCTTATATTTTGGTTTGGATTTTGTAGAGTTGCGAGGTCAGGATCGTACATTTAGTAAGCATCTTTTTTATCAAAAATCAGTTTTGCGTATTTTCCAGATAGTAACTTTGTTGTTTGCAATTAGAAGTGGTCTTATAGCAACGATAAAAGCATGGCTAATAGTAGAATATGGCGTGGAAGCTTTTGATAAAGGAGTTCTCATAAGACAAATAATAAGTTGGGGAATCACCGGATTTATAGTCATCAGTTACTACTACATAGGGAAGATAATAAATGATAATCCTACTTTAGTAAATCAAGTTGAAAAAGAGTTATATGGAGAGTCTGAAAAGATTGGAAAAGAACTATAA